The Plectropomus leopardus isolate mb unplaced genomic scaffold, YSFRI_Pleo_2.0 unplaced_scaffold48, whole genome shotgun sequence genome has a segment encoding these proteins:
- the LOC121939417 gene encoding proprotein convertase subtilisin/kexin type 5-like: MVRNAAWRRSLLCVLALSLSFASSPCNARIYTNHWAVRIAGGPDVAEWIADKYGYRNMGQIGDLKDHYHFFHSRTIKRSTLSSRGRHSFISMEPKAFLPLLAADFLKLKALTHQADGPPSVNVGRLVTVTPVPLICPK, from the exons ATGGTCCGCAACGCCGCTTGGAGAAGAAGCTTACTATGCGTCCTGGCGCTCAGCCTCAGCTTTGCGTCCTCGCCGTGCAATGCTCGGATTTACACCAACCACTGGGCAGTCAGGATAGCCGGTGGACCCGATGTGGCCGAGTGGATAGCGGATAAATATGGCTATAGGAACATGGGACAG ATTGGGGATCTCAAAGACCACTATCACTTCTTCCATAGCCGGACCATCAAAAGGTCGACTCTGTCCAGCCGTGGTCGCCATAGTTTTATTTCCATGGAGCCCAAG GCTTTTCTGCCACTGTTAGCAGCTGATTTCCTGAAactaaaggccctgacacaccaagccgacggCCCGCCATCAGTCAATGTCGGGAGGTTGGTGACCGTTACACCAGTCCCTCTGATTTGTCCCAAATAG